A window of the Anaerolineales bacterium genome harbors these coding sequences:
- a CDS encoding polyphosphate glucokinase, with protein MQILGIDIGGTGIKGAPVETEEGVLLAERFRLPTPEGAKPGAVAEVVKSMAENFNWHGSIGCGFPAVIRDGVAESAANISQKWIGTNAAVLFSQATQCPVYVVNDADAAGLAEVTFGVGKGVRGVVLMITIGTGLGSALFIDGKLVPNTELGHIEVECEDAETIASDVARKEQDLSWKKWAKRLDKYLTTLENLFSPDLFILGGGAVKKQDQFLPYLTVHTKIIAAEFGNDAGIVGAALAASYQVNQK; from the coding sequence ATGCAGATACTTGGAATTGATATCGGTGGTACGGGCATCAAAGGAGCACCCGTTGAAACGGAAGAGGGAGTTCTATTGGCGGAACGGTTCCGCTTACCCACACCGGAAGGAGCGAAACCTGGGGCGGTAGCGGAAGTCGTCAAATCGATGGCTGAAAATTTTAATTGGCACGGCTCCATTGGGTGCGGTTTCCCGGCAGTGATTCGCGACGGGGTGGCTGAAAGTGCAGCAAATATCAGCCAGAAATGGATCGGCACGAATGCGGCTGTGCTGTTCTCTCAAGCAACTCAGTGCCCGGTGTATGTGGTCAACGATGCTGATGCAGCCGGGCTGGCGGAAGTCACATTCGGGGTGGGCAAGGGAGTGCGCGGGGTGGTGCTGATGATCACGATCGGCACCGGGCTCGGTTCAGCATTGTTCATCGATGGCAAGCTGGTGCCCAACACAGAACTCGGCCATATCGAAGTGGAATGCGAAGATGCCGAAACCATTGCCTCGGATGTTGCTCGCAAGGAGCAGGATCTATCCTGGAAAAAGTGGGCCAAGCGATTGGATAAATACCTGACTACGCTGGAAAACCTCTTCTCACCGGACCTGTTCATCCTGGGCGGCGGAGCGGTTAAGAAACAGGACCAGTTCTTGCCATACCTGACAGTTCACACAAAAATCATCGCCGCCGAGTTTGGCAATGACGCCGGGATTGTTGGAGCTGCCCTGGCAGCTAGCTATCAAGTCAATCAGAAATGA
- a CDS encoding two-component system response regulator, whose protein sequence is MSHEVILVVDDNRQINDFLSQTMLPGLGYDVAVARDANSAIKVIKQHNGKLDLMLLDLQLPDLTGLELLRRLSQDGYHIPTILMTGHGSEQVAAEAFRLGVHDYLSKPLDETLLTEAITRSMAESRLQREKAILDSQLAEQVAWLTSLSKVGQSVTSTLELGEVLVRIVEAGVSLTNAEEGFLALLDKETGLLYLRAVKNMDEDSIKTLRIPITDSLVGQVIQSKRPLRAVEPSLQAPLKVSTGYLVHSLMYVPILSKGKPLGVLSVNNRKNNVPFKEKDEEVLNSLAAYAAVALENADLYQQARNEITERQKAEVALRESEERYALAVRAANDGLWDWNLKKGQIYYSPRWKQMLGFAEDEISDNPNEWFNRVHPDDITQLRTNISAHVKGLSAHFECEYRIQHSSGAYRWMLSRGMAVIGSDKTAIRLAGSQTDITLRKQAETKLLHDAFHDSLTELPNRALFVDRLKHVIERSKRDHSNIYAVLFLDLDRFKDVNDSLGHLTGDQLLVATAHLLKSILRPMDTVARLGGDEFVILLEDIRDVSDVTRVADRIQKKLMQATLLPNHTIFMSASMGIVLSTTGYNRPEDILRDADTAMYRAKENGRSRYEIFDSAMREQIMFRLEIESALRQAIEKEELDVFYQPVVDVKLGRIVWFEALVRWKHPTRGLLTPNEFVPLADETGLIIQLDRLVMRKAAAQLVKWQKQFTSIPPIGVSVNISGKHINQIDFVEYINKTLEQTGLSPSSLNLEITENAVMGNYEIILDVLDKLNAHGIQVQIDDFGVGYSSLNYLSHYAIKVLKIDRSFTSKILKDPNYMKIVQAIIKLTHGLGLTVVAEGVETKEQLTQLSKLECEYIQGKLISMPADDLKITNLLQKEHRLKTP, encoded by the coding sequence ATGAGCCATGAAGTCATCTTAGTTGTAGATGATAACCGCCAGATCAATGATTTCCTATCCCAGACAATGCTTCCAGGACTGGGCTATGATGTGGCGGTGGCGCGGGATGCCAATTCCGCAATTAAGGTCATCAAGCAGCACAACGGTAAACTAGACCTTATGCTGCTTGACCTACAGCTCCCTGACCTCACCGGCCTTGAACTGTTGCGGCGACTTTCTCAAGATGGATATCATATTCCCACCATTTTGATGACCGGACACGGCTCCGAGCAGGTAGCTGCCGAGGCGTTTCGCCTGGGAGTGCACGATTACCTGAGCAAGCCTCTCGATGAAACCCTGCTGACTGAAGCGATTACACGTTCAATGGCTGAGAGCCGGCTCCAACGCGAAAAGGCCATCCTGGATTCCCAGCTAGCTGAGCAGGTAGCCTGGCTCACCTCGCTCTCCAAGGTTGGCCAGAGCGTCACTTCCACTTTGGAGCTCGGCGAAGTGCTGGTGCGTATCGTGGAAGCTGGCGTTTCACTGACCAATGCTGAAGAGGGTTTCCTGGCCTTGCTTGACAAGGAAACTGGCCTGTTATATCTGCGGGCGGTCAAGAATATGGATGAAGATTCGATCAAGACCCTGCGGATCCCAATCACTGATTCACTGGTCGGGCAGGTGATCCAATCGAAACGCCCACTGCGTGCTGTCGAACCCAGCCTGCAGGCTCCGCTAAAAGTTTCCACCGGCTACCTGGTACACAGCCTGATGTATGTACCGATCCTTTCCAAAGGAAAGCCTCTAGGTGTGCTCTCAGTTAATAATCGCAAGAACAATGTGCCCTTCAAGGAAAAGGACGAAGAGGTACTGAACTCCCTGGCAGCTTATGCTGCCGTCGCCCTTGAAAATGCCGACCTATACCAGCAAGCCCGGAACGAGATCACCGAACGTCAGAAAGCTGAAGTTGCCCTGCGCGAAAGCGAAGAGCGCTATGCCCTGGCGGTGCGCGCTGCCAACGACGGTTTGTGGGATTGGAACCTGAAAAAAGGGCAGATCTATTATTCGCCGCGCTGGAAGCAAATGCTTGGCTTCGCGGAAGATGAAATCAGTGACAATCCCAATGAATGGTTCAACCGTGTCCATCCCGACGATATCACCCAGTTACGCACCAACATCTCCGCCCATGTAAAAGGATTATCAGCACATTTCGAGTGCGAGTACCGCATCCAGCATTCCAGTGGTGCCTACCGCTGGATGCTCAGCCGTGGCATGGCCGTCATTGGCTCTGATAAGACTGCCATCCGCCTGGCTGGTTCGCAGACGGATATTACGTTACGCAAGCAGGCTGAGACCAAGCTGTTGCATGATGCCTTCCACGATTCACTTACCGAGCTTCCCAACCGGGCCTTGTTCGTCGATCGTCTGAAGCACGTCATCGAGCGCAGCAAACGCGACCACAGCAACATCTATGCGGTCTTATTCCTGGACCTGGACCGTTTCAAAGACGTCAATGACAGCCTTGGCCACCTGACGGGTGACCAGTTGCTCGTGGCCACCGCCCACCTGTTGAAGTCTATCCTGCGCCCCATGGATACGGTGGCGCGCCTGGGTGGTGACGAGTTTGTCATCCTGCTTGAAGACATTCGGGATGTGAGTGACGTCACGCGTGTGGCTGACCGCATCCAGAAAAAACTCATGCAGGCTACCTTGCTGCCCAACCATACCATCTTCATGTCGGCTAGCATGGGAATTGTGCTGAGCACCACCGGATACAACCGCCCGGAGGATATCTTGCGTGATGCCGATACAGCCATGTATCGCGCCAAGGAGAATGGCCGCTCGCGTTATGAGATCTTTGACAGTGCCATGCGCGAACAGATCATGTTCCGTCTTGAAATCGAATCGGCTTTACGCCAGGCTATAGAGAAGGAAGAGCTAGATGTGTTTTACCAGCCGGTGGTGGATGTGAAACTGGGCCGGATCGTGTGGTTCGAAGCCCTGGTCAGGTGGAAACATCCCACACGTGGTTTATTAACGCCCAATGAATTCGTCCCCCTGGCAGACGAGACAGGTTTGATCATCCAGTTGGATCGCTTGGTGATGCGCAAGGCTGCAGCCCAGCTGGTCAAATGGCAAAAGCAGTTCACGAGCATACCGCCCATTGGGGTGAGTGTGAATATCTCTGGTAAGCATATCAATCAGATCGATTTCGTGGAGTACATCAACAAAACCCTCGAACAGACCGGCTTAAGCCCATCCAGCCTGAACCTGGAGATCACAGAGAATGCCGTGATGGGCAACTATGAGATCATCCTGGATGTGCTTGATAAGCTGAATGCCCACGGCATCCAGGTGCAGATCGATGATTTCGGCGTTGGTTATTCGTCATTAAATTACCTATCGCATTATGCGATCAAGGTACTGAAGATCGACCGTTCCTTCACAAGTAAGATACTCAAAGATCCTAACTATATGAAGATCGTCCAAGCTATCATCAAGCTGACCCACGGTTTGGGGTTGACGGTGGTCGCGGAAGGCGTGGAGACCAAGGAGCAGCTGACCCAGCTGAGCAAGCTGGAGTGCGAGTACATCCAGGGGAAATTAATCTCGATGCCTGCCGATGACTTGAAAATCACCAACCTGCTGCAAAAGGAACACCGTCTGAAGACACCTTAG